In a genomic window of Parus major isolate Abel chromosome 26, Parus_major1.1, whole genome shotgun sequence:
- the LOC107214748 gene encoding copine-5-like — protein sequence MCAPAMLTSHPSSDILGKKCGTIILLAEELGNCRDVATLQFCANKLDKKDFFGKSDPFMVFYRSNEDGTFTICHKTEVVRNTLNPVWAAFAIPVRALCNGDHDRAIKVEVYDWDRDGSHDFIGEFTTSYRELARGQSHFNVYEVVNPRKKMKKKKYLNSGTVTLLSFTVEAEHTFLDYIRGGTQLNFTVAIDFTASNGNPSQPTSLHYLSPFQLNAYSLALRAVGDIIQDYDSDKMFPALGFGAKVPPDGHVSHEFPLGLSHCQNGDASNPACCGIAGVLEAYQRSLRRVQLYGPTNFAPVVNHVARSAAMVLDGSQYFVLLIITDGVISDMAQTKEAIVNVRPSWWHWGKWWRPWVLGVGNLGPLGDGGSGEGLRPLRG from the exons ATGTGTGCCCCCGCCATGCTcacatcccatcccagcagtgACATTCTGGGGAAGAAGTGCGGCACCATCATACTCCTCGCTGAAGAGTTGGGAAACTGCCgg GATGTGGCCACACTCCAGTTCTGCGCCAACAAGCTGGATAAGAAGGATTTCTTTGGAAAATCTGACCCCTTCATGGTCTTCTACCGCAGCAACGAAGACGGGAC TTTTACCATCTGCCACAAGACGGAAGTGGTGCGGAATACACTGAACCCTGTCTGGGCAGCCTTTGCCATTCCTGTGCGTGCCCTCTGCAACGGGGACCATGACCG AGCCATCAAGGTGGAGGTATATGACTGGGACCGTGATGGCAG CCACGACTTCATTGGGGAGTTCACCACCAGCTACCGGGAGTTGGCGCGAGGCCAGAGCCACTTCAATGTGTATGAG gtggTGAACCCCcggaagaagatgaagaaaaagaagtacCTGAACTCGGGGACA GTAACACTGCTTTCCTTCACTGTGGAGGCTGAGCACACCTTCCTGGACTACATCAGGGGCGG GACCCAACTGAACTTCACAGTGGCCATCGATTTCACGGCATCCAATG GGAACCCCTCGCAGCCCACGTCCCTGCACTACCTGAGCCCCTTCCAGCTGAATGCCTACAGCCTGGCACTGCGGGCTGTGGGGGACATCATCCAGGACTACGACAGTGACAAGATGTTCCCAGCCCTTGGCTTTGGTGCCAAGGTCCCTCCGGATGGGCACGTGTCCCATGAGTTCCCACTG GGTCTGTCACACTGTCAGAATGGGGATGCATCAAACCCAGCGTGCTGTGGCATTGCGGGGGTGCTGGAGGCTTATCAGCGCAGCCTGCGCCGTGTCCAGCTCTATGGCCCCACCAACTTCGCCCCTGTTGTCAACCATGTTGCCCG CTCGGCGGCCATGGTGCTGGATGGGTCCCAGTACTTCGTCCTCCTCATCATCACCGATGGTGTCATCTCTGATATGGCCCAAACCAAGGAGGCCATTGTCAATGTGAGACCCTCGTGGTGGCACTGGGGCAAGTGGTGGCGACCCTGGGTGCTGGGAGTGGGGAACCTGGGACCCTTGGGTGATGGGGGCAGTGGGGAGGGATTGAGACCCTTGAGGGGGTAG